The proteins below are encoded in one region of Bremerella sp. P1:
- a CDS encoding DUF1552 domain-containing protein, whose amino-acid sequence MTKSLSRRRFLHGAGGSMLALPWLASVAGAAAPQAVRQRIAFFYVPIGVVRRGFFPGEQNGKIPVGNMGNVMKSLDKQDPNFRQGTLDELTPTMKPLEGLKSKINLITGMDRTFQQGTDVHAQCASCYLSSAKPYTIQGTAWPLDRTLDHLVADKIGTNTPFRTLEFSCNSHRDNKESIYFDNISWYGTGHLAPSIRDPRKMYRRLFSTQDTDSLRDVTDLVLEDANSLQKQLGYADRHKFAEYFDSIRAIELQMDRLESMKNELSKVDLEEPPEAYLPRGEYIRLMGDLMVAALQTGLTNVATFMVGPERWDTPFMFESLFDKPRSHHGMSHNQSKMINDLLKVDEFHMQQYAYLAAKMDSIVEADGTSLLDNTLFTYGSGLGDGSTHQYNDLPIVVAGGGSKVRSGQHINMPEGTPLANLWLTQAQMMGLSIDEFADSSGTIDSIRA is encoded by the coding sequence ATGACGAAGTCGCTCAGTCGTCGACGTTTTCTCCACGGAGCAGGTGGATCGATGCTCGCCCTGCCTTGGCTGGCGAGCGTTGCCGGCGCCGCGGCGCCCCAAGCCGTGCGGCAGAGGATCGCGTTTTTCTACGTGCCGATCGGGGTCGTGCGACGAGGGTTCTTTCCGGGCGAACAGAACGGCAAAATTCCCGTGGGCAACATGGGCAACGTGATGAAGTCGCTCGACAAGCAAGACCCCAACTTCCGACAAGGAACGCTGGACGAGCTCACACCGACCATGAAGCCGCTGGAAGGCCTCAAAAGCAAGATCAACCTGATCACTGGCATGGACCGTACCTTCCAGCAAGGGACCGACGTTCACGCGCAGTGTGCCTCGTGTTACCTAAGTAGTGCCAAGCCGTACACCATCCAGGGCACGGCATGGCCGCTGGATCGCACACTCGATCACCTGGTCGCCGACAAAATTGGCACGAACACGCCGTTTCGTACGTTAGAGTTCAGCTGCAATAGCCATCGCGATAACAAAGAGTCGATCTACTTCGACAACATCTCGTGGTACGGCACCGGGCACCTGGCTCCTTCGATCCGCGATCCACGCAAAATGTATCGCCGGCTCTTCTCGACGCAAGATACCGATAGCCTGCGCGACGTGACCGACCTGGTGCTGGAAGATGCCAACAGCCTTCAGAAGCAGTTGGGTTATGCCGACCGCCATAAGTTTGCGGAGTACTTTGATTCAATCCGAGCCATCGAATTGCAGATGGATCGACTGGAATCAATGAAGAATGAGCTTTCCAAAGTCGATCTCGAGGAACCGCCGGAGGCCTACCTTCCGCGTGGCGAGTACATTCGCTTGATGGGTGACTTGATGGTGGCCGCGCTGCAGACCGGCCTGACCAACGTGGCGACCTTCATGGTCGGCCCCGAACGGTGGGATACGCCGTTCATGTTCGAGAGCCTGTTCGACAAACCGCGCAGCCATCACGGGATGTCGCACAATCAATCGAAGATGATTAACGACCTGTTGAAAGTCGACGAGTTCCACATGCAGCAGTACGCTTACCTGGCGGCCAAGATGGATAGCATTGTCGAAGCCGACGGCACATCGCTGCTCGACAACACGCTATTCACGTACGGCTCGGGGCTGGGCGATGGATCGACCCATCAGTACAACGACCTGCCGATTGTCGTGGCAGGCGGTGGCAGCAAAGTTCGATCGGGCCAGCATATCAACATGCCAGAGGGAACCCCGCTGGCGAATCTCTGGCTCACCCAAGCCCAGATGATGGGACTCTCGATCGACGAGTTTGCCGACAGCAGCGGCACCATCGATTCAATTCGGGCCTAA
- a CDS encoding ankyrin repeat domain-containing protein → MLTLLLAAVAIAPCAGDELQTYSVELASVDVSTQIAPEPQGGSTLKPWSRPGYQELKDAIWRGNCAAVLANGADPNATSPEGEPILFLVLDNRGGNLEFLLKAGADPNGRDQFGRTPLSAAIFRGNVSSVELLLRYGADPELKSSGKTVVESLAPWNKGWAKHLKAVPEPLKQEPPITAPRIRHPDAVYGSRLFRQAFGGEALVYSADSRQVIAGDRDGAIRFFDARTGEIQNVIAAHQREVCELARVPGTDLLASTCNDELKLWHPNTSRERMRLKGGGRALCVSPSGRWIFSGKHLWRIDSLSPLRLSPRGIGFTNAGKEMGISWAFFTPDDRYLILGVYRGNVCIFDTSQFVVHAMTNLKTAAMKSLTWGDLAGYVDIAAATPEDLLALSPNEFAILVADTDTLKAFRPILEAGIAQENSFLFPQPRTLACSPDGQFMASMSGASRIDVYDLEQDGKPIALHGHTNAIGAVAVSPDGSLLATAGGDLMVRFWDQATGQPLEEMSCGMSANSLSFSPDGAYLAIGCSMSRLYLVDLADGHQIPLRGEGPMNGLSFNATGDRLFALSSQLISFDVKSRERLASIPALKAQQRPIAVTPDGLIFGGGVSAWRLDENQLVPQEEIISEAMNNYLGRVYTVAVSPDGSILAASGGMDGAIKLWDLANDKPIGQTMYGHTKGMLRLSFSPDGKRLASASWDGTARVWEIPTGRPLLVLDADVGAVSDLAFLPDGNLVTGNALGTAHLWDLNKRLEDQRTFVGDESATNRPIPRTKTEEMSPKTMEFRSHHFLPKSAVTGSRRQEPTK, encoded by the coding sequence TTGCTGACGTTGCTGTTGGCTGCGGTGGCCATTGCTCCCTGCGCGGGGGACGAACTGCAAACATACTCGGTCGAGCTGGCTTCGGTCGATGTTTCCACACAGATCGCTCCCGAGCCGCAAGGGGGCAGCACGCTTAAGCCCTGGAGCCGACCTGGCTACCAGGAGCTGAAAGATGCCATCTGGCGAGGCAACTGCGCGGCCGTGCTGGCCAATGGTGCGGACCCCAACGCGACCAGCCCCGAAGGAGAACCAATCCTTTTCTTGGTGCTGGATAACCGGGGAGGTAATCTTGAGTTTTTGCTCAAAGCAGGTGCTGATCCCAACGGAAGAGACCAGTTCGGGCGTACGCCGCTATCGGCGGCCATTTTCCGCGGCAACGTATCGTCCGTCGAACTGCTACTGAGATACGGTGCCGATCCGGAGTTGAAAAGCTCGGGAAAGACCGTGGTCGAATCGCTTGCTCCTTGGAATAAGGGTTGGGCGAAACACTTGAAAGCGGTTCCCGAGCCGCTCAAGCAAGAGCCCCCGATCACTGCCCCACGCATCCGGCATCCTGATGCCGTGTACGGCAGTCGCCTCTTTCGCCAGGCTTTTGGCGGCGAAGCGCTTGTCTATTCGGCGGATAGTCGTCAAGTCATTGCTGGTGATCGCGACGGCGCGATTCGTTTCTTCGATGCCAGGACAGGTGAAATCCAGAACGTGATCGCCGCGCATCAGCGGGAGGTTTGCGAACTGGCCCGTGTTCCCGGGACGGATCTACTTGCTTCCACTTGCAACGATGAACTGAAGTTATGGCATCCGAATACGTCACGGGAACGAATGCGTTTGAAAGGAGGTGGGCGTGCACTTTGCGTTTCGCCAAGTGGTCGCTGGATCTTTTCCGGTAAGCACCTTTGGCGAATCGATTCGCTCAGTCCTCTGCGTTTGTCCCCCAGAGGAATTGGTTTCACAAATGCTGGCAAAGAGATGGGGATATCATGGGCTTTCTTTACGCCCGATGATCGGTATTTGATCTTGGGAGTTTACCGGGGCAATGTCTGCATCTTTGACACGAGCCAGTTTGTCGTGCACGCGATGACGAACCTGAAGACTGCCGCCATGAAGTCGCTTACTTGGGGAGACCTGGCCGGTTACGTCGATATCGCAGCGGCAACGCCAGAGGACCTTTTGGCGTTGTCTCCCAACGAGTTCGCAATTCTGGTCGCGGATACCGACACGCTCAAAGCGTTTCGCCCGATCTTGGAGGCAGGTATCGCCCAAGAGAACTCCTTCTTGTTTCCGCAGCCACGTACGTTGGCGTGCTCGCCTGACGGGCAGTTCATGGCGTCGATGAGTGGTGCCAGTCGGATTGACGTGTACGACTTGGAGCAAGATGGAAAGCCAATTGCGTTGCACGGGCATACCAACGCGATTGGCGCCGTGGCAGTGTCTCCCGACGGTAGCCTGCTTGCCACAGCGGGAGGCGATTTGATGGTCCGCTTCTGGGACCAGGCAACCGGTCAGCCACTGGAGGAAATGTCCTGTGGTATGAGTGCGAACTCTCTCAGTTTCTCCCCGGACGGGGCTTACCTGGCCATTGGCTGCAGCATGTCCCGTCTTTATCTGGTCGACTTGGCAGACGGCCATCAAATCCCGCTTCGTGGCGAAGGACCGATGAATGGATTGTCGTTCAACGCGACCGGGGATCGGTTGTTTGCATTGAGCAGTCAGTTGATCTCCTTCGACGTAAAATCCCGTGAGAGACTTGCTTCGATTCCGGCGCTTAAGGCCCAGCAGCGACCGATCGCGGTGACACCGGATGGATTGATTTTTGGCGGAGGTGTTTCGGCATGGAGATTGGATGAGAACCAGCTTGTTCCACAGGAAGAAATCATCTCGGAGGCCATGAATAACTATCTCGGTCGGGTCTACACGGTCGCGGTGTCGCCGGATGGTTCGATCCTGGCGGCGTCCGGGGGAATGGACGGTGCGATAAAGCTTTGGGATCTCGCGAATGACAAGCCCATCGGTCAAACCATGTATGGGCATACAAAGGGGATGTTGCGTTTGAGCTTTTCACCGGATGGAAAGCGATTGGCCTCGGCTTCGTGGGACGGAACTGCGAGGGTTTGGGAGATTCCCACGGGGCGTCCGCTATTGGTGCTCGATGCGGATGTGGGTGCCGTCTCGGACCTGGCCTTCTTGCCTGACGGCAACCTGGTGACGGGCAACGCACTGGGAACAGCTCACCTGTGGGATCTCAACAAGCGACTGGAAGACCAACGAACTTTTGTGGGTGATGAATCCGCCACAAATCGACCGATTCCGAGGACGAAGACCGAGGAAATGTCGCCCAAAACCATGGAATTTCGGTCCCATCATTTCTTGCCCAAAAGTGCTGTTACGGGTAGCCGCAGGCAGGAGCCGACGAAGTGA
- a CDS encoding DUF1592 domain-containing protein, with amino-acid sequence MFESRWQRKHFQSGWIAAIGLALTLGSSFGLSAEPMANTDVLAHTIQTRCVKCHGADPEDLSGDVDLRSFTTKGHESDAELLRQIIEAIEFGAMPPEDEAPLEDDLSLKLIGELNTRLHNAVAKEESLPHVPMRRMNRFQYNNAVVDLFDLNCVVFSLPERMMRDHSGYFQPQTGQMPKVVSVGSRPMGKSQMIEPRLAGVVVIPQDLRAEHGFDNRGDHLTLSPLLMQEFLKLGKSIVESPDFTPRRVGIWKAFFAPPDANQNVKEEARRRLEIFLTRAFRRPVEPEVLDRYSQFIARQLDAEVAFPEAMKSAAAAVISSPKFLYLYDQKSEGAESTSLDDFELASRLSFFLWGSIPDQKLLSLAAAGQLSSPEVLDQQIERMLKDGKMKRFTDSFPTQWLQLERIISSVPDPERYPNFYFSRYRDSMHMMLEPLLIFETVLIENQPIRQLIDSDFTYRSRLLEDAYGKLASPDAAKRVRGNDVTVLKFERVPITDRRNGGMITNAAIMTMTSGPQRTQPITRGAWIAAVIFNNPPKPPPADVPPLAEKPQEGEENLTLRERLALHRERSDCRGCHEQIDPLGFALENYSPIGTWREKYDNGREVDVSGKLFGKHQFTDIIEFKDAILDEEPRFARALAGHLLSFSLARELVPSDEIALDTIVANAQADDFKMQTMLKQVILSRPFLAKRSPDKSNPTQLSQKVSP; translated from the coding sequence TTGTTTGAATCACGTTGGCAAAGAAAACACTTTCAATCGGGCTGGATCGCCGCGATCGGCTTGGCGTTGACGCTCGGAAGCAGCTTTGGGCTCTCTGCCGAGCCCATGGCAAATACGGATGTGCTGGCCCACACCATTCAGACACGCTGTGTTAAGTGTCATGGGGCCGACCCCGAAGACCTTTCGGGCGATGTCGATCTGCGATCGTTTACGACCAAAGGCCACGAGTCCGATGCCGAGTTGCTGCGGCAGATCATTGAAGCAATCGAATTCGGCGCGATGCCGCCTGAGGACGAGGCGCCTCTGGAAGACGACCTATCGCTAAAACTTATTGGCGAGTTAAACACGCGGCTGCACAATGCCGTGGCCAAGGAAGAATCGCTGCCGCACGTTCCGATGCGGCGGATGAATCGCTTTCAGTACAACAACGCCGTGGTTGACTTGTTCGATCTGAACTGCGTCGTGTTCAGCTTGCCCGAACGCATGATGCGTGACCACAGCGGTTACTTCCAACCGCAGACCGGCCAGATGCCGAAGGTCGTTTCGGTGGGCAGCCGACCCATGGGTAAATCGCAAATGATTGAACCTCGCCTGGCTGGCGTTGTCGTCATTCCGCAAGATCTGAGGGCCGAACATGGCTTCGATAACCGGGGCGATCACCTCACGCTTTCTCCCTTGCTGATGCAAGAGTTTCTCAAGCTTGGCAAGTCGATCGTTGAGAGCCCCGATTTCACGCCCCGAAGAGTGGGCATCTGGAAAGCATTTTTCGCTCCGCCTGATGCCAACCAGAATGTCAAAGAAGAAGCACGACGCCGGCTCGAAATCTTTCTGACCCGGGCCTTCCGACGTCCGGTCGAACCTGAAGTGCTCGATCGTTACTCACAGTTCATCGCGCGGCAGCTTGACGCGGAGGTCGCGTTCCCCGAGGCGATGAAGTCTGCGGCCGCCGCGGTAATATCGTCGCCCAAATTCTTGTATCTGTACGATCAGAAGAGTGAAGGGGCGGAGTCGACCTCGCTTGACGATTTTGAACTCGCCTCACGACTATCGTTTTTCCTTTGGGGAAGTATCCCCGACCAGAAGCTCCTGAGCCTGGCAGCCGCTGGCCAACTCAGCTCGCCGGAGGTGCTCGATCAGCAGATCGAACGCATGCTGAAAGACGGCAAGATGAAACGGTTCACCGATAGCTTCCCCACCCAGTGGCTGCAACTGGAACGGATCATCTCGTCGGTCCCCGATCCTGAACGCTATCCGAACTTTTACTTCTCGCGGTATCGCGACAGCATGCATATGATGCTCGAGCCGCTGCTGATCTTCGAGACCGTGCTGATCGAGAATCAGCCGATTCGTCAATTGATCGATTCCGATTTCACCTATCGCTCGCGACTTCTCGAAGATGCCTATGGAAAACTGGCGTCTCCCGATGCCGCCAAGCGGGTAAGAGGAAACGATGTCACCGTCTTGAAGTTCGAGCGTGTACCAATCACCGATCGCCGAAACGGGGGCATGATCACCAATGCCGCGATCATGACAATGACTTCCGGTCCGCAGCGCACGCAGCCGATCACGCGCGGTGCCTGGATCGCGGCGGTGATCTTCAACAATCCCCCCAAACCGCCGCCGGCCGACGTGCCGCCGCTGGCCGAAAAGCCGCAGGAAGGTGAAGAAAACCTCACCCTGCGCGAACGCTTGGCATTGCATCGCGAGCGATCCGATTGCCGTGGCTGTCACGAACAGATCGACCCGTTGGGGTTTGCCTTGGAAAACTACAGTCCCATCGGCACGTGGCGCGAGAAGTACGACAATGGGCGCGAAGTCGATGTTTCCGGCAAGCTGTTCGGCAAGCATCAGTTCACCGACATCATCGAGTTCAAAGACGCGATCCTGGACGAAGAGCCACGCTTTGCCCGCGCCTTGGCAGGACACCTGCTTTCATTCTCCCTGGCTCGCGAGTTGGTACCGTCCGATGAAATCGCCTTGGACACCATTGTCGCCAATGCTCAGGCAGATGATTTCAAAATGCAAACCATGCTGAAGCAAGTGATCCTCAGCCGGCCTTTCCTGGCCAAACGTAGCCCAGACAAATCGAACCCAACGCAGCTATCTCAAAAGGTGAGTCCATGA
- a CDS encoding peptidase domain-containing ABC transporter, protein MTLGRPTDWEDASLRGAADVLAQFADAARVTFDRGQARRLLHEAERAIPGSDPATWGCRLVEVGESINLKVRTLDASIDRIIEFVQDGTPVAHGSEDESGEIRWRIILQARGSKVLVRQPQSDNTQWISHGALAKELALSAKDSKCRWIVGQPALSCQSSGRPTNIPSSKQGAKPFNRLISLFMPEKRDLWILLIFSAIVGLLALATPVAVEVLVNTVAFGRYLQPVIILAVLLFTFLLFAAAMRALIIFVAEVLQRRIFIRVVEDLAYRLPRVEQEEFDNVHGPELTNRFFDVVTVQKSTSALLLDGVAIILQTLIGMAVIAFYHPFLLGYDVVLLMLIILAVSVLGRGAIKTAIKESKAKYAVAEWLQELARHTTAFKMNGGQTYALERADDLAVHWLEARRSHFRILLRQILFVLGLQAVAATILLGLGGWLVVSGEMTLGQLVAAELIVMTILSSFAKLGKHLESFYDLLASIDKLGQLFDLSIEQHDRLFHLREGEPAQMCFRSVSLSNHEKPVFSDLNIEIEAGVSHGIYGDSGAGKSTLLSLLCGLRHPNKGGVELDDIDIRELRPDSLREHIALAGEIEIFHGTIHENIHLNRAHINARDVHDALATVELLDEFQDLPDGLNTVVQTHGHRLSRSQAARVMLARAIVGHPRMLLLDCVLDGLSDDLADRLLARLQEEKSWTLVVATSRKRLAEQCEQQISLRSGGTSQNTKVNTQ, encoded by the coding sequence ATGACGCTTGGACGGCCAACTGACTGGGAAGATGCTTCACTCCGCGGGGCTGCGGACGTGCTGGCGCAGTTTGCTGATGCCGCTCGGGTCACATTCGACCGTGGGCAGGCTCGTCGACTGTTGCACGAGGCCGAACGCGCGATTCCCGGTAGCGATCCAGCAACGTGGGGGTGCCGCCTGGTCGAAGTGGGTGAAAGCATCAATCTCAAGGTGCGAACCCTCGATGCCAGCATCGATCGCATTATCGAGTTCGTCCAAGACGGAACACCGGTCGCCCACGGCTCGGAGGACGAGTCGGGCGAGATACGTTGGCGGATAATTCTTCAAGCACGAGGAAGCAAGGTCCTTGTTCGCCAGCCTCAATCGGATAACACGCAGTGGATATCACACGGGGCGTTGGCCAAAGAGCTGGCACTATCCGCGAAGGATTCCAAGTGCCGCTGGATTGTCGGACAGCCGGCTCTCAGTTGTCAGTCTTCCGGTCGGCCGACCAACATCCCCTCGAGCAAGCAAGGAGCGAAGCCCTTCAACCGACTGATCTCGCTCTTCATGCCAGAGAAGCGAGACCTGTGGATTCTGTTGATCTTCTCAGCGATCGTTGGTTTGTTGGCCCTGGCAACGCCGGTCGCGGTGGAAGTGCTGGTCAACACGGTCGCATTCGGTCGTTATCTGCAGCCGGTCATCATTCTCGCGGTGCTGTTGTTCACCTTCCTTTTGTTCGCTGCCGCGATGCGGGCTTTGATCATCTTCGTGGCGGAAGTTCTTCAGCGACGTATTTTCATTCGCGTGGTTGAGGATCTGGCTTACCGTCTGCCGCGCGTCGAACAGGAAGAATTCGACAACGTTCACGGTCCCGAATTGACCAATCGCTTCTTCGACGTGGTAACCGTCCAGAAGTCGACCTCGGCGCTTCTGTTGGATGGTGTCGCGATCATCCTGCAAACGCTCATTGGTATGGCCGTGATCGCGTTTTATCATCCGTTTCTGTTGGGCTACGACGTCGTTCTGTTGATGCTCATCATCCTCGCCGTTTCGGTACTCGGACGCGGGGCCATCAAAACGGCGATCAAGGAATCGAAAGCGAAGTATGCGGTTGCCGAGTGGCTCCAGGAGTTGGCCCGGCATACCACCGCATTTAAGATGAACGGCGGGCAGACCTACGCCCTGGAGCGAGCCGACGACCTGGCCGTGCATTGGTTGGAAGCACGTCGATCGCATTTCCGCATCCTGCTTCGGCAGATCCTCTTCGTGTTGGGGCTCCAGGCAGTCGCCGCGACGATCCTCTTGGGCTTGGGGGGCTGGCTCGTCGTGTCGGGTGAAATGACGCTCGGTCAATTGGTTGCCGCTGAGCTCATTGTGATGACCATCCTCTCGTCGTTTGCCAAGTTAGGAAAACACCTCGAAAGCTTTTACGATCTGTTGGCTTCGATCGATAAGTTGGGTCAACTATTCGACCTGAGCATCGAGCAGCACGATCGATTGTTCCATCTGCGGGAAGGGGAACCGGCACAAATGTGCTTCCGCAGTGTTTCCCTTTCCAATCACGAAAAGCCGGTCTTTTCGGACCTCAATATCGAAATCGAAGCAGGCGTTTCGCATGGAATTTACGGTGACTCCGGTGCCGGCAAGTCGACGCTGCTGAGTCTGTTGTGCGGGCTGCGTCATCCCAACAAAGGGGGCGTCGAACTCGACGACATCGACATACGCGAGCTTCGCCCTGACTCGCTTCGCGAGCACATCGCACTGGCAGGCGAAATCGAGATCTTCCACGGAACGATTCACGAAAACATTCATCTCAATCGAGCACACATCAACGCCCGAGACGTCCACGATGCCTTGGCGACGGTCGAGTTGTTGGACGAATTCCAAGACCTGCCGGATGGGCTCAACACGGTTGTACAGACGCACGGGCATCGGCTCTCGCGTAGTCAGGCCGCGCGTGTGATGCTGGCCCGAGCCATCGTGGGGCATCCACGGATGCTTCTTTTGGACTGTGTGCTGGATGGCCTTTCCGACGATCTGGCCGATCGTCTGCTAGCTCGCTTGCAAGAGGAAAAGAGCTGGACGCTCGTAGTGGCGACGTCGCGGAAGCGGCTTGCCGAACAGTGCGAACAGCAAATCTCCCTTCGATCCGGCGGCACTTCCCAAAATACCAAGGTAAATACGCAGTAA